From a single Diachasmimorpha longicaudata isolate KC_UGA_2023 chromosome 13, iyDiaLong2, whole genome shotgun sequence genomic region:
- the LOC135168696 gene encoding uncharacterized protein LOC135168696 isoform X1, translating to MNLFNGANLTPQITSVTKMKRRSCGRDNSSTSSSRVTGIDILQRISNGESLKTPGKSDSENSLPRDVISSWTQQVNSAIIPVSSSDPEESTSLKRDAGNHTPDPKEKRKVRKSLQFTLSREPQEKFGDPPKQWKYRRSSPRGTPSQPLSPKSRSVERSISKAVHRMRKIRAKNNLDNKEDLEKGSFTIPTTPTNRRTALHDDPIIHTSDDDIIVDKDETSPEMSNTPTCDLASQFSSSNLSPAPSSAFIDVSDDESSLPLAKLLIHDRNDDNVSDIQTIESSENELDNKMPITSHVKTMPRTRSQRHRNTSDRDDDCVIVEVLPRTAEIPKMNASLQEQEDRPGIETFDQPKRFRQHIPGGSEKDVCGVDQQMLKLEDRAREDQVSSDLDIKPHKEHLIKPCWVNLGADKKDIEQHFLQKKRDKELKEVERIEDSPLEHQDVPEVPNEEATSASVDSSSHKTVEKREEDEEIVPKVEKQLSVEKKKRGRKAGVQLTLTVAKSSSSSDKPPEDGDKMKVEEPGVESQVSGEKKKRGRKPGFKLKPKVKNKPQMPIPPPQISYQHSSIVGGIIFNTMSKTQADAKALKSGESRPVEKKKRGRKPGGKNKPKVDRGRDLKTIVKRPKRQNHWKSKLNINNNEIVVPQCCFERTCCHVAGCSHGNNHKKLGRLPSLPENTDFFFVEQLYQDNVQKIKERMLAEGSNGGTAAETSEGNDRNADEVPKAIIQFPLEVVANGEKSTGKEVLGFTVPLQPCLSKVDVPNSENLQVESPKPKIVQDEMLPKGTINHVRPKQLNAVIPPSTDSPGPSKRENFGIRSTIPSRRCLNPSADTKAINEKILSTFSKIWSKIPEIAALMESPLKDICPDESSDAGTMEHVEELVEMRPSERRKSHLSDSINNTDLKNGHVKTSAVLNGLFSDPHLLLSSGKGHQESDRSETTQQTSGKALEKKLKNKPTTMSRLSKEKVALMDKSTDAQDGIDVMSHIMRQMQMPGKPVFPPLAPVSPPKVSKKSSEVSNKRENSLTSVNSRKRVAETSVESLETKKKKVGGQWSLNDPDTQSATSLETRLSDFASHPSRSSYLLSIIDRKTPTGKEELIQAWLSKDAGDSKDSEDSTSIENAHSPHSAKTCVRTPKRDDDTDREETVDVSMERPNDSQEGIDECGRDSEKDELTRAIGATDLCSASSSSNTVSNSLVSSSGIGTEQEKQSSVEAGDGDDEAQVSTASVSQGVEGNNNSDDDGKEDEDALFLDVDDDDYMMEEPPEKKDNKGVKVRQPPKMSSPIRADPPAVINPNESPRRRTASLKIPVVDSSRKSSQAPAKLTDWDEDDAATSGLYEMSNVDRYCSQTRREFSIEYSRVDDPDAYDPGDVDDVYEPVQSQGERILFPKDAAQFFRGLCYAYLKKGTCTRLDCPFDNNKYSYYLQNLPKAPPAIIEIVLNYAIKQQYYHALSDIYPEAVKALPLQPIQRVCAKIRVDAENHKTKAQINYQAYRFYQESMKPTVAALSEKNHSPATIIDILSKGYLLRDDDDMKKLMRVLIASKKIPPGHHWDTFKDLIKLLKSSPPQFLVSLILDDCIRFDKSREYLANVYEHVIKRIPEPTLQGIDAGLLRPFRQFSEALDKSLNRATVAKETSRGNTTPMPDVEMGFHEEQHCPQIASPDDVPRDDHYLGKKEKEMTISDPRRRSVKDRLGTRDALIRPRTGPTRERLDLIPIDRISRPNSLYREFLWPLHCDLKTIQLSLKHRAYDRVIETLSSAKKRISIGTQPFAKGFYHILCKEIITSADHLEAIIKRSVQTRRYKVLPVLFEVGTYLLIKLTNDGLWIIAYRLLRILRRLYGIKEAPKYYFFIADIFIGNRRPLQALALLNQYKLISKHRNKWTLRSHSQDKSLRILVLGNLITSLCRECPRDAFKLFKKVLQQQITSYEPIDLSKCADEICKSLLVANKTEELIKMANLIVQRNLNIRRATLRTLIATVFHSDICLSRQLHQYATLIGLYPVINIHPLTCSRVDCGWTEEEMFLQIFSLFRNIRDSLGSAVDRIIPERMLIYLNFEITADFGGRRIITHEYNGIILTRAKERMDRALKRFNSPINIAQDLERILKLSSETVATLINSEDFIRLAETRR from the exons ATGAATCTGTTCAACGGCGCCAAC TTAACCCCACAGATCACTTCAGTTACGAAGATGAAGAGGAGAAGCTGTGGTCGAGACAATTCGTCCACCTCGTCATCACGTGTAACGGGGATTGACATTTTGCAGAGGATATCAAATGGCGAAAGTTTGAAGACTCCTGGGAAAAGCGATAGCGAGAATTCCTTACCTCGTGATGTTATATCATCATGGACCCAACAAGTGAATTCAGCAATAATTCCGGTTTCTAGTTCAGATCCAGAGGAGAGTACATCACTGAAGAGAGATGCAGGTAATCATACTCCCGATCCCAAGGAAAAACGGAAGGTTCGAAAATCCCTGCAATTCACATTATCCCGAGAGCCTCAAGAGAAATTCGGTGATCCCCCAAAGCAGTGGAAATACCGGAGATCAAGTCCTCGAGGGACTCCCTCCCAGCCCCTGTCCCCCAAATCCCGATCAGTGGAGAGGAGTATATCCAAAGCAGTTCATCGTATGCGGAAAATTCGCGCGAAAAATAACTTGGATAACAAAGAGGATCTGGAAAAGGGTTCCTTCACGATCCCTACAACGCCAACAAACCGACGAACTGCCCTCCACGATGATCCAATCATTCACACGAGTGATGATGACATAATCGTGGACAAGGATGAGACGTCACCTGAGATGTCTAACACCCCCACATGTGACTTAGCCTCACAATTTTCATCTTCCAATCTCTCACCAGCTCCCTCATCAGCTTTTATCGATGTGTCTGATGATGAGAGCTCTTTGCCACTTGCTAAGCTCTTAATTCATGATCGAAATGACGATAATGTCAGTGACATCCAGACCATCGAGAGCAGTGAGAACGAATTGGACAATAAGATGCCGATCACTTCGCATGTGAAGACTATGCCACGAACAAGGAGTCAAAGACATAGAAATACATCAGACAGAGACGATGACTGCGTTATCGTGGAAGTTTTACCACGAACAGCAGAGATTCCCAAAATGAATGCTTCTCTTCAGGAGCAGGAAGATCGGCCGGGCATTGAGACGTTTGATCAACCGAAACGCTTCCGCCAGCATATTCCTGGGGGAAGTGAGAAAGACGTCTGTGGGGTGGATCAACAGATGTTGAAGCTAGAAGACCGAGCTCGAGAGGATCAAGTCTCTTCAGATTTGGACATCAAACCGCACAAGGAACACCTGATTAAGCCGTGCTGGGTGAATCTTGGAGCTGATAAGAAGGACATTGAACAGcattttttgcagaaaaaaagAGATAAAGAGTTGAAAGAAGTTGAGCGGATTGAGGATAGTCCCCTGGAGCATCAAGATGTGCCTGAGGTGCCGAATGAAGAGGCCACATCAGCTAGTGTCGATAGTAGCAGTCATAAGACAGTAGAGAAGAGGGAGGAGGACGAGGAGATTGTTCCTAAGGTGGAGAAGCAACTCAGtgtggagaagaaaaaacgaGGGAGGAAAGCTGGGGTTCAGCTGACTTTGACGGTTGCGAAGAGCAGCAGTAGCAGTGATAAACCACCTGAGGACGGTGATAAAATGAAGGTTGAGGAGCCTGGAGTGGAGAGCCAGGTCAGTGGGGAGAAGAAGAAACGTGGGAGAAAACCTGGGTTCAAGCTGAAACCCAAGGTGAAAAACAAACCGCAGATGCCTATTCCACCGCCTCAAATATCTTATCAGCACTCCAGTATTGTTggtggaattatttttaatactaTGTCGAAGACTCAGGCCGATGCCAAGGCCTTGAAATCAGGGGAATCTCGACCCGTTGAGAAGAAGAAACGGGGGAGAAAACCTGGGGGAAAGAATAAACCGAAAGTTGACCGCGGGAGAGACTTGAAGACCATCGTTAAGAGACCGAAGAGACAGAACCATTGGAAATCCAAACTGAATATTAATAACAACGAAATTGTGGTGCCACAGTGCTGCTTTGAGAGAACCTGCTGTCACGTGGCTGGTTGCTCTCATGGAAATAATCACAAGAAATTGGGAAGACTTCCTTCATTGCCGGAAAATACTGATTTCTTTTTCGTTGAGCAGTTGTATCAGGATAATGTTCAAAAAATCAAGGAGAGAatgctggcggaggggagcaATGGTGGGACTGCGGCTGAAACGTCTGAGGGGAACGATCGAAACg ctGACGAAGTACCGAAAGCAATAATTCAATTCCCCCTGGAGGTGGTTGCAAAcggagaaaaatcgactggAAAAGAAGTCCTGGGTTTTACAGTCCCTTTACAGCCTTGTCTGTCCAAAGTGGACGTTCCAAATTCGGAAAATCTTCAAGTAGAGAGTCCCAAGCCTAAGATTGTCCAGGACGAGATGTTACCGAAGGGAACGATCAACCACGTGCGCCCAAAGCAACTGAATGCCGTGATTCCCCCTTCCACCGACTCCCCCGGTCCTTCAAAGCGTGAGAACTTTGGAATAAGATCGACAATACCTTCACGAAGGTGTCTCAACCCCTCAGCAGACACCAAGgccatcaatgaaaaaatcttgtcaactttttccaaaatttggaGCAAGATTCCTGAGATAGCAGCTCTCATGGAATCTCCATTGAAGGATATTTGTCCTGACGAATCTTCTGATGCAGGCACCATGGAGCACGTCGAGGAACTCGTGGAGATGAGGCCCTCAGAGAGACGTAAATCGCATTTGTCTGATTCCATCAACAACACTGATCTAAAAAACGGCCATGTGAAGACATCGGCGGTGTTAAATGGGCTTTTTAGTGACCCTCACCTGCTCCTGTCTTCGGGAAAAGGCCATCAGGAGTCCGACAGATCAGAAACCACTCAACAAACCAGTGGGAAagcactcgaaaaaaaattgaagaacaaACCGACGACTATGTCACGTCTATCGAAGGAGAAAGTGGCGCTGATGGACAAGTCCACAGATGCCCAGGATGGTATTGACGTCATGTCCCATATCATGAGACAGATGCAGATGCCGGGGAAGCCGGTCTTTCCCCCGCTGGCTCCGGTAAGTCCTCCAAAAGTGTCTAAAAAATCCTCCGAAGTCTCGAACAAGCGCGAGAACTCCCTCACAAGTGTCAACAGTCGCAAGAGAGTCGCCGAGACGAGTGTCGAGAGTCTGGagacgaagaagaagaaggtGGGGGGCCAGTGGAGTCTGAATGACCCCGACACTCAGTCAGCGACGTCCCTTGAAACTCGTCTCTCGGACTTCGCCAGCCATCCCAGTCGTTCTAGCTATCTCCTGAGCATTATCGACAGAAAGACTCCTACCGGAAAGGAAGAGCTCATCCAGGCCTGGCTCAGCAAGGATGCTGGAGACTCAAAGGACTCTGAGGACTCCACGTCCATCGAGAATGCGCACTCTCCGCACTCGGCGAAGACGTGCGTGAGAACTCCCAAGAGGGACGATGATACTGATAGGGAGGAGACTGTGGACGTGTCTATGGAGCGCCCCAACGATTCTCAGGAGGGAATTGACGAGTGCGGAAGGGACTCGGAGAAAGACGAGCTTACTCGCGCCATTGGAGCAACTGATCTCTGCTCGGCCTCATCCTCTTCTAACACGGTTTCAAATTCTCTGGTCAGCTCATCTGGTATTGGAACTGAGCAGGAGAAACAGAGCTCCGTCGAAGCTGGCGATGGAGACGATGAGGCTCAGGTCTCGACGGCATCAGTATCTCAGGGGGTCGAGGGTAACAATAACAGTGATGATGATGGTAAGGAAGACGAGGACGCCCTCTTCCTGGATGTTGACGATGACGATTATATGATGGAGGAACCCCCGGAAAAAAAAGA CAACAAAGGGGTCAAGGTGAGGCAGCCTCCAAAGATGTCCTCCCCAATCCGCGCAGATCCTCCAGCTGTAATAAATCCGAACGAGTCCCCGAGGAGGAGGACCGCtagtttgaaaattcccgtcGTGGACTCCAGTAGAAAATCATCACAAGCACCAGCCAAACTCACTGACTGGGACGAGGACGATGCAGCGACATCTGGTCTCTACGAGATGTCCAATGTCGACCGATACTGCAGTCAAACTCGTCGTGAATTCAGCATTGAATATTCAAGAGTAGATGATCCTGATGCATACGACCCCGGCGATGTTGACGATGTTTACGAGCCAGTGCAGTCACAGGGGGAGCGTATATTGTTTCCCAAGGATGCAGCTCAATTTTTCCGAGGTCTCTGCTATGCCTATTTAAAGAAGGGCACATGCACCAGACTGGACTGTCCCTTCGacaacaataaatattcttaTTACCTGCAGAATCTCCCGAAGGCCCCACCTGCTATCATAGAAATAGTCCTCAATTATGCTATCAAACAACAGTATTATCACGCCCTCTCGGACATCTACCCAGAGGCGGTTAAAGCACTGCCACTGCAACCAATTCAACGAGTCTGCGCAAAAATTCGCGTTGATGCCGAAAATCACAAGACGAAGGCCCAAATAAATTATCAGGCTTACAGATTCTATCAGGAATCTATGAAGCCGACTGTGGCAGCTCTCTCCGAGAAAAATCACTCCCCAGCTACGATAATCGATATACTGTCCAAGGGATATCTCCTCCGGGACGACgatgacatgaaaaaattaatgagagttCTGATTGCTTCGAAGAAAATTCCCCCTGGGCATCACTGGGATACTTTCAAGGATTTGATAAAGTTATTGAAGTCAAGTCCACCCCAGTTTTTGGTCAGTTTGATCCTGGATGACTGCATAAGGTTTGACAAGTCCAGGGAGTACTTGGCGAATGTGTACGAGCACGTCATCAAGAGAATTCCAGAGCCAACGCTTCAGGGAATTGATGCAGGACTTTTGAGGCCTTTCAGGCAGTTCTCGGAGGCGCTGGACAAGTCGCTCAACAGGGCGACTGTCGCCAAGGAAACTAGCAGGGGGAATACGACACCAATGCCTGATGTCGAGATGGGTTTTCATGAGGAACAGCATTGCCCACAAATTGCCTCCCCTGACGATGTTCCCCGGGATGATCACTATCTGGGAAAGAAGGAGAAGGAGATGACGATCTCAGATCCTCGAAGGAGGAGTGTTAAAGACAGATTGGGAACCAGAGACGCCTTAATCAGGCCGAGGACGGGCCCGACGCGGGAGCGTCTAGATTTGATCCCCATAG ATCGGATCAGCAGGCCCAACTCTCTCTACAGGGAATTCCTCTGGCCCCTCCACTGCGATCTCAAGACAATTCAACTGAGCTTGAAGCATAGAGCCTACGATAGGGTCATTGAAACTCTCAGCAGCGCTAAAAAACGAATATCAATTGGGACTCAACCATTTGCCAAAGGATTCTATCACATACTGTGCAAAGAAATCATTACGTCGGCTGATCATTTGGAGGCAATTATCAAACGTTcag TTCAGACCAGACGTTACAAAGTCCTTCCTGTATTGTTCGAAGTGGGAACGTACTTATTAATCAAATTAACTAATGATGGACTGTGGATAATTGCTTATCGTTTGTTGAGAATCTTGCGGCGATTGTATGGAATCAAAGAGGCCcccaaatattattttttcattgctgatattttcattggcaATCGTCGACCGTTGCAGGCACTTGCTCTGTTGAATC AATATAAACTGATCTCCAAGCATCGAAATAAATGGACTCTCAGGAGTCACTCACAGGACAAATCCCTGAGGATATTGGTCCTGGGGAATTTGATAACGAGTTTATGCCGAGAATGTCCTCGTGACGcattcaaattatttaagaAGGTCCTGCAACAACAGATCACCTCCTATGAACCCATcg ATTTATCGAAGTGCGCCGATGAAATATGTAAATCATTGCTAGTAGCCAATAAAAcagaagaattaattaaaatggcGAATTTAATCGTTCAACGGAATTTGAATATTCGACGAGCAACACTGCGAACACTCATTGCGACAGTATTTCACTCGGACATTTGTTTATCTCGACAGTTGCATCAATATGCAACATTGATCGGTTTATATCCAGTAATCAATATTCACCCTCTCACCTGCAGTCGTGTCGATTGCGGTTGGACCGAGGAGGAGATGTTTCtccaaattttttctctctttagaaatatcagaGACAGTCTTGGTTCCGCGGTTGACCGTATCATTCCAGAGAGAAtgcttatttatttaaattttgaaataactGCGGATTTCGGCGGCCGTCGAATTATTACTCATGAATACAATGGAATCATTTTGACTCGTGCCAAGGAGAGAATGGACCGGGCTCTAAAACGTTTCAATTCGCCCATCAATATTGCCCAGGACCTTGAGAGGATCCTGAAACTTTCCAGTGAAACTGTTGCCACTTTAATCAATTCAGAGGATTTTATTCGCTTGGCGGAAACGAgaagataa